From Pan troglodytes isolate AG18354 chromosome 9, NHGRI_mPanTro3-v2.0_pri, whole genome shotgun sequence, the proteins below share one genomic window:
- the BRSK2 gene encoding serine/threonine-protein kinase BRSK2 isoform X14 — protein MTSTGKDGGAQHAQYVGPYRLEKTLGKGQTGLVKLGVHCVTCQKVAIKIVNREKLSESVLMKVEREIAILKLIEHPHVLKLHDVYENKKYLYLVLEHVSGGELFDYLVKKGRLTPKEARKFFRQIISALDFCHSHSICHRDLKPENLLLDEKNNIRIADFGMASLQVGDSLLETSCGSPHYACPEVIRGEKYDGRKADVWSCGVILFALLVGALPFDDDNLRQLLEKVKRGVFHMPHFIPPDCQSLLRGMIEVDAARRLTLEHIQKHIWYIGGKNEPEPEQPIPRKVQIRSLPSLEDIDPDVLDSMHSLGCFRDRNKLLQDLLSEEENQEKMIYFLLLDRKERYPSQEDEDLPPRNEIDPPRKRVDSPMLNRHGKRRPERKSMEVLSVTDGGSPVPARRAIEMAQHGQSKAMFSKSLDIAEAHPQFSKEDRSRSISGASSGLSTSPLSSPRVTPHPSPRGSPLPTPKGTPVHTPKESPAGTPNPTPPSSPSVGGVPWRARLNSIKNSFLGSPRFHRRKLQVPTPEEMSNLTPESSPELAKKSWFGNFISLEKEEQIFVVIKDKPLSSIKADIVHAFLSIPSLSHSVISQTSFRAEYKATGGPAVFQKPVKFQVDITYTEGGEAQKENGIYSVTFTLLSGPSRRFKRVVETIQAQLLSTHDPPAAQHLSGIIPKS, from the exons GTCTGGTAAAGCTGGGGGTTCACTGCGTCACCTGCCAGAAGGTGGCCATCAAGATCGTCAACCGTGAGAAGCTCAGCGAGTCTGTGCTGATGAag GTGGAGCGGGAGATCGCGATCCTGAAGCTCATTGAGCACCCCCACGTCCTAAAGCTGCACGAcgtttatgaaaacaaaaaatattt GTACCTGGTGCTAGAACACGTGTCAGGTGGTGAGCTCTTCGACTACCTGGTGAAGAAGGGGAGGCTGACGCCTAAGGAGGCTCGGAAGTTCTTCCGGCAGATCATCTCAGCGCTGGACTTCTGCCACAGCCACTCCATATG CCACAGGGATCTGAAACCTGAAAACCTCCTGCTGGACGAGAAGAACAACATCCGGATCGCAGACTTCGGCATGGCGTCCCTGCAGGTTGGCGACAGCCTGTTGGAGACCAGCTGTGG GTCCCCCCACTACGCCTGCCCCGAGGTGATCCGG GGGGAGAAGTATGACGGCCGGAAGGCGGACGTGTGGAGCTGCGGCGTCATCCTGTTCGCCTTGCTGGTG GGGGCTCTGCCCTTCGACGATGACAACTTGCGACAGCTGCTGGAGAAGGTGAAGCGGGGCGTGTTCCACATGCCGCACTTTATCCCGCCCGACTGCCAGAGTCTGCTACGGGGCATGATTGAGGTGGACGCCGCACGCCGCCTCACG CTAGAGCACATTCAGAAACACATATGGTATAT AGGGGGCAAGAATGAGCCCGAACCAGAGCAGCCCATTCCTCGCAAGGTGCAGATCCGCTCGCTGCCCAGCCTGGAGGACATCGACCCCGACGTGCTGGACAGCATGCACTCACTGGGCTGCTTCCGAGACCGCAACAAGCTGCTGCAGGACCTGCTGTCCGAGGA GGAGAACCAGGAGAAGATGATTTACTTCCTCCTCCTGGACCGGAAAGAAAGGTACCCGAGCCAGGAGGATGAGGACCTGCCCCCCCGGAACGAGATAG ACCCTCCCCGGAAGCGTGTGGACTCCCCGATGCTGAACCGGCACGGCAAGCGGCGGCCAGAACGCAAGTCCATGGAGGTGCTCAGCGTGACGGACGGCGGCTCCCCGGTGCCTGCGCGGCGGGCCATTGAGATGGCCCAGCACGGCCAGAG TAAAGCAATGTTCAGTAAAAGCCTGGATATCGCTGAGGCCCATCCCCAATTCAGCAAAGAAGACAG GTCTCGGTCCATCAGCGGTGCCTCCTCAGGCCTTTCCACCAGCCCACTCAGCAGCCCCCGG GtgacccctcacccctcaccaaGGGGcagtcccctccccacccccaagggGACGCCTGTCCACACGCCAAAGGAGAGCCCGGCCGGCACGCCCAACCCCACGCCCCCGTCCAGCCCCAGCGTCGGAGGGGTGCCCTGGAGGGCGCGGCTCAACTCCATCAAGAACAGCTTTCTGGGCTCACCCCGCTTCCACCGCCGGAAACTGCAAG TTCCGACGCCGGAGGAGATGTCCAACCTGACACCAGAGTCGTCCCCAGA gctggccaagaAGTCCTGGTTTGGGAACTTCATCAGCCTGGAGAAGGAGGAGCAGATCTTCGTGGTCATCAAAGACAAACCTCTGAGCTCCATCAAGGCTGACATCGTGCACGCCTTCCTGTCG ATTCCCAGTCTCAGCCACAGCGTCATCTCCCAAACGAGCTTCCGGGCCGAGTACAAGGCCACTGGGGGGCCAGCCGTGTTCCAGAAGCCGGTCAAGTTCCAGGTTGATATCACCTACACGGAGGGTGGGGAGGCGCAGAAGGAGAACGGCATCTACTCCGTCACCTTCACCCTGCTCTCAG GCCCCAGCCGTCGCTTCAAGAGGGTGGTGGAGACCATCCAGGCCCAGCTGCTGAGCACACACGACCCGCCCGCGGCCCAGCACTTGTCAG
- the BRSK2 gene encoding serine/threonine-protein kinase BRSK2 isoform X13 — MTSTGKDGGAQHAQYVGPYRLEKTLGKGQTGLVKLGVHCVTCQKVAIKIVNREKLSESVLMKVEREIAILKLIEHPHVLKLHDVYENKKYLYLVLEHVSGGELFDYLVKKGRLTPKEARKFFRQIISALDFCHSHSICHRDLKPENLLLDEKNNIRIADFGMASLQVGDSLLETSCGSPHYACPEVIRGEKYDGRKADVWSCGVILFALLVGALPFDDDNLRQLLEKVKRGVFHMPHFIPPDCQSLLRGMIEVDAARRLTLEHIQKHIWYIGGKNEPEPEQPIPRKVQIRSLPSLEDIDPDVLDSMHSLGCFRDRNKLLQDLLSEEENQEKMIYFLLLDRKERYPSQEDEDLPPRNEIDPPRKRVDSPMLNRHGKRRPERKSMEVLSVTDGGSPVPARRAIEMAQHGQRSRSISGASSGLSTSPLSSPRVTPHPSPRGSPLPTPKGTPVHTPKESPAGTPNPTPPSSPSVGGVPWRARLNSIKNSFLGSPRFHRRKLQVPTPEEMSNLTPESSPELAKKSWFGNFISLEKEEQIFVVIKDKPLSSIKADIVHAFLSIPSLSHSVISQTSFRAEYKATGGPAVFQKPVKFQVDITYTEGGEAQKENGIYSVTFTLLSGPSRRFKRVVETIQAQLLSTHDPPAAQHLSEPPPPAPGLSWGAGLKGQKVATSYESSL; from the exons GTCTGGTAAAGCTGGGGGTTCACTGCGTCACCTGCCAGAAGGTGGCCATCAAGATCGTCAACCGTGAGAAGCTCAGCGAGTCTGTGCTGATGAag GTGGAGCGGGAGATCGCGATCCTGAAGCTCATTGAGCACCCCCACGTCCTAAAGCTGCACGAcgtttatgaaaacaaaaaatattt GTACCTGGTGCTAGAACACGTGTCAGGTGGTGAGCTCTTCGACTACCTGGTGAAGAAGGGGAGGCTGACGCCTAAGGAGGCTCGGAAGTTCTTCCGGCAGATCATCTCAGCGCTGGACTTCTGCCACAGCCACTCCATATG CCACAGGGATCTGAAACCTGAAAACCTCCTGCTGGACGAGAAGAACAACATCCGGATCGCAGACTTCGGCATGGCGTCCCTGCAGGTTGGCGACAGCCTGTTGGAGACCAGCTGTGG GTCCCCCCACTACGCCTGCCCCGAGGTGATCCGG GGGGAGAAGTATGACGGCCGGAAGGCGGACGTGTGGAGCTGCGGCGTCATCCTGTTCGCCTTGCTGGTG GGGGCTCTGCCCTTCGACGATGACAACTTGCGACAGCTGCTGGAGAAGGTGAAGCGGGGCGTGTTCCACATGCCGCACTTTATCCCGCCCGACTGCCAGAGTCTGCTACGGGGCATGATTGAGGTGGACGCCGCACGCCGCCTCACG CTAGAGCACATTCAGAAACACATATGGTATAT AGGGGGCAAGAATGAGCCCGAACCAGAGCAGCCCATTCCTCGCAAGGTGCAGATCCGCTCGCTGCCCAGCCTGGAGGACATCGACCCCGACGTGCTGGACAGCATGCACTCACTGGGCTGCTTCCGAGACCGCAACAAGCTGCTGCAGGACCTGCTGTCCGAGGA GGAGAACCAGGAGAAGATGATTTACTTCCTCCTCCTGGACCGGAAAGAAAGGTACCCGAGCCAGGAGGATGAGGACCTGCCCCCCCGGAACGAGATAG ACCCTCCCCGGAAGCGTGTGGACTCCCCGATGCTGAACCGGCACGGCAAGCGGCGGCCAGAACGCAAGTCCATGGAGGTGCTCAGCGTGACGGACGGCGGCTCCCCGGTGCCTGCGCGGCGGGCCATTGAGATGGCCCAGCACGGCCAGAG GTCTCGGTCCATCAGCGGTGCCTCCTCAGGCCTTTCCACCAGCCCACTCAGCAGCCCCCGG GtgacccctcacccctcaccaaGGGGcagtcccctccccacccccaagggGACGCCTGTCCACACGCCAAAGGAGAGCCCGGCCGGCACGCCCAACCCCACGCCCCCGTCCAGCCCCAGCGTCGGAGGGGTGCCCTGGAGGGCGCGGCTCAACTCCATCAAGAACAGCTTTCTGGGCTCACCCCGCTTCCACCGCCGGAAACTGCAAG TTCCGACGCCGGAGGAGATGTCCAACCTGACACCAGAGTCGTCCCCAGA gctggccaagaAGTCCTGGTTTGGGAACTTCATCAGCCTGGAGAAGGAGGAGCAGATCTTCGTGGTCATCAAAGACAAACCTCTGAGCTCCATCAAGGCTGACATCGTGCACGCCTTCCTGTCG ATTCCCAGTCTCAGCCACAGCGTCATCTCCCAAACGAGCTTCCGGGCCGAGTACAAGGCCACTGGGGGGCCAGCCGTGTTCCAGAAGCCGGTCAAGTTCCAGGTTGATATCACCTACACGGAGGGTGGGGAGGCGCAGAAGGAGAACGGCATCTACTCCGTCACCTTCACCCTGCTCTCAG GCCCCAGCCGTCGCTTCAAGAGGGTGGTGGAGACCATCCAGGCCCAGCTGCTGAGCACACACGACCCGCCCGCGGCCCAGCACTTGTCAG AACCCCCCCCACCAGCGCCAGGACTAAGCTGGGGTGCTGGGCTTAAGGGCCAGAAGGTGGCCACCAGCTACGAGAGTAGCCTCTGA
- the BRSK2 gene encoding serine/threonine-protein kinase BRSK2 isoform X10, translated as MKVEREIAILKLIEHPHVLKLHDVYENKKYLYLVLEHVSGGELFDYLVKKGRLTPKEARKFFRQIISALDFCHSHSICHRDLKPENLLLDEKNNIRIADFGMASLQVGDSLLETSCGSPHYACPEVIRGEKYDGRKADVWSCGVILFALLVGALPFDDDNLRQLLEKVKRGVFHMPHFIPPDCQSLLRGMIEVDAARRLTLEHIQKHIWYIGGKNEPEPEQPIPRKVQIRSLPSLEDIDPDVLDSMHSLGCFRDRNKLLQDLLSEEENQEKMIYFLLLDRKERYPSQEDEDLPPRNEIDPPRKRVDSPMLNRHGKRRPERKSMEVLSVTDGGSPVPARRAIEMAQHGQRSRSISGASSGLSTSPLSSPRVTPHPSPRGSPLPTPKGTPVHTPKESPAGTPNPTPPSSPSVGGVPWRARLNSIKNSFLGSPRFHRRKLQVPTPEEMSNLTPESSPELAKKSWFGNFISLEKEEQIFVVIKDKPLSSIKADIVHAFLSIPSLSHSVISQTSFRAEYKATGGPAVFQKPVKFQVDITYTEGGEAQKENGIYSVTFTLLSGPSRRFKRVVETIQAQLLSTHDPPAAQHLSEPPPPAPGLSWGAGLKGQKVATSYESSL; from the exons ATGAag GTGGAGCGGGAGATCGCGATCCTGAAGCTCATTGAGCACCCCCACGTCCTAAAGCTGCACGAcgtttatgaaaacaaaaaatattt GTACCTGGTGCTAGAACACGTGTCAGGTGGTGAGCTCTTCGACTACCTGGTGAAGAAGGGGAGGCTGACGCCTAAGGAGGCTCGGAAGTTCTTCCGGCAGATCATCTCAGCGCTGGACTTCTGCCACAGCCACTCCATATG CCACAGGGATCTGAAACCTGAAAACCTCCTGCTGGACGAGAAGAACAACATCCGGATCGCAGACTTCGGCATGGCGTCCCTGCAGGTTGGCGACAGCCTGTTGGAGACCAGCTGTGG GTCCCCCCACTACGCCTGCCCCGAGGTGATCCGG GGGGAGAAGTATGACGGCCGGAAGGCGGACGTGTGGAGCTGCGGCGTCATCCTGTTCGCCTTGCTGGTG GGGGCTCTGCCCTTCGACGATGACAACTTGCGACAGCTGCTGGAGAAGGTGAAGCGGGGCGTGTTCCACATGCCGCACTTTATCCCGCCCGACTGCCAGAGTCTGCTACGGGGCATGATTGAGGTGGACGCCGCACGCCGCCTCACG CTAGAGCACATTCAGAAACACATATGGTATAT AGGGGGCAAGAATGAGCCCGAACCAGAGCAGCCCATTCCTCGCAAGGTGCAGATCCGCTCGCTGCCCAGCCTGGAGGACATCGACCCCGACGTGCTGGACAGCATGCACTCACTGGGCTGCTTCCGAGACCGCAACAAGCTGCTGCAGGACCTGCTGTCCGAGGA GGAGAACCAGGAGAAGATGATTTACTTCCTCCTCCTGGACCGGAAAGAAAGGTACCCGAGCCAGGAGGATGAGGACCTGCCCCCCCGGAACGAGATAG ACCCTCCCCGGAAGCGTGTGGACTCCCCGATGCTGAACCGGCACGGCAAGCGGCGGCCAGAACGCAAGTCCATGGAGGTGCTCAGCGTGACGGACGGCGGCTCCCCGGTGCCTGCGCGGCGGGCCATTGAGATGGCCCAGCACGGCCAGAG GTCTCGGTCCATCAGCGGTGCCTCCTCAGGCCTTTCCACCAGCCCACTCAGCAGCCCCCGG GtgacccctcacccctcaccaaGGGGcagtcccctccccacccccaagggGACGCCTGTCCACACGCCAAAGGAGAGCCCGGCCGGCACGCCCAACCCCACGCCCCCGTCCAGCCCCAGCGTCGGAGGGGTGCCCTGGAGGGCGCGGCTCAACTCCATCAAGAACAGCTTTCTGGGCTCACCCCGCTTCCACCGCCGGAAACTGCAAG TTCCGACGCCGGAGGAGATGTCCAACCTGACACCAGAGTCGTCCCCAGA gctggccaagaAGTCCTGGTTTGGGAACTTCATCAGCCTGGAGAAGGAGGAGCAGATCTTCGTGGTCATCAAAGACAAACCTCTGAGCTCCATCAAGGCTGACATCGTGCACGCCTTCCTGTCG ATTCCCAGTCTCAGCCACAGCGTCATCTCCCAAACGAGCTTCCGGGCCGAGTACAAGGCCACTGGGGGGCCAGCCGTGTTCCAGAAGCCGGTCAAGTTCCAGGTTGATATCACCTACACGGAGGGTGGGGAGGCGCAGAAGGAGAACGGCATCTACTCCGTCACCTTCACCCTGCTCTCAG GCCCCAGCCGTCGCTTCAAGAGGGTGGTGGAGACCATCCAGGCCCAGCTGCTGAGCACACACGACCCGCCCGCGGCCCAGCACTTGTCAG AACCCCCCCCACCAGCGCCAGGACTAAGCTGGGGTGCTGGGCTTAAGGGCCAGAAGGTGGCCACCAGCTACGAGAGTAGCCTCTGA
- the BRSK2 gene encoding serine/threonine-protein kinase BRSK2 isoform X16, with translation MTSTGKDGGAQHAQYVGPYRLEKTLGKGQTGLVKLGVHCVTCQKVAIKIVNREKLSESVLMKVEREIAILKLIEHPHVLKLHDVYENKKYLYLVLEHVSGGELFDYLVKKGRLTPKEARKFFRQIISALDFCHSHSICHRDLKPENLLLDEKNNIRIADFGMASLQVGDSLLETSCGSPHYACPEVIRGEKYDGRKADVWSCGVILFALLVGALPFDDDNLRQLLEKVKRGVFHMPHFIPPDCQSLLRGMIEVDAARRLTLEHIQKHIWYIGGKNEPEPEQPIPRKVQIRSLPSLEDIDPDVLDSMHSLGCFRDRNKLLQDLLSEEENQEKMIYFLLLDRKERYPSQEDEDLPPRNEIDPPRKRVDSPMLNRHGKRRPERKSMEVLSVTDGGSPVPARRAIEMAQHGQRSRSISGASSGLSTSPLSSPRVTPHPSPRGSPLPTPKGTPVHTPKESPAGTPNPTPPSSPSVGGVPWRARLNSIKNSFLGSPRFHRRKLQVPTPEEMSNLTPESSPELAKKSWFGNFISLEKEEQIFVVIKDKPLSSIKADIVHAFLSIPSLSHSVISQTSFRAEYKATGGPAVFQKPVKFQVDITYTEGGEAQKENGIYSVTFTLLSGPSRRFKRVVETIQAQLLSTHDPPAAQHLSGIIPKS, from the exons GTCTGGTAAAGCTGGGGGTTCACTGCGTCACCTGCCAGAAGGTGGCCATCAAGATCGTCAACCGTGAGAAGCTCAGCGAGTCTGTGCTGATGAag GTGGAGCGGGAGATCGCGATCCTGAAGCTCATTGAGCACCCCCACGTCCTAAAGCTGCACGAcgtttatgaaaacaaaaaatattt GTACCTGGTGCTAGAACACGTGTCAGGTGGTGAGCTCTTCGACTACCTGGTGAAGAAGGGGAGGCTGACGCCTAAGGAGGCTCGGAAGTTCTTCCGGCAGATCATCTCAGCGCTGGACTTCTGCCACAGCCACTCCATATG CCACAGGGATCTGAAACCTGAAAACCTCCTGCTGGACGAGAAGAACAACATCCGGATCGCAGACTTCGGCATGGCGTCCCTGCAGGTTGGCGACAGCCTGTTGGAGACCAGCTGTGG GTCCCCCCACTACGCCTGCCCCGAGGTGATCCGG GGGGAGAAGTATGACGGCCGGAAGGCGGACGTGTGGAGCTGCGGCGTCATCCTGTTCGCCTTGCTGGTG GGGGCTCTGCCCTTCGACGATGACAACTTGCGACAGCTGCTGGAGAAGGTGAAGCGGGGCGTGTTCCACATGCCGCACTTTATCCCGCCCGACTGCCAGAGTCTGCTACGGGGCATGATTGAGGTGGACGCCGCACGCCGCCTCACG CTAGAGCACATTCAGAAACACATATGGTATAT AGGGGGCAAGAATGAGCCCGAACCAGAGCAGCCCATTCCTCGCAAGGTGCAGATCCGCTCGCTGCCCAGCCTGGAGGACATCGACCCCGACGTGCTGGACAGCATGCACTCACTGGGCTGCTTCCGAGACCGCAACAAGCTGCTGCAGGACCTGCTGTCCGAGGA GGAGAACCAGGAGAAGATGATTTACTTCCTCCTCCTGGACCGGAAAGAAAGGTACCCGAGCCAGGAGGATGAGGACCTGCCCCCCCGGAACGAGATAG ACCCTCCCCGGAAGCGTGTGGACTCCCCGATGCTGAACCGGCACGGCAAGCGGCGGCCAGAACGCAAGTCCATGGAGGTGCTCAGCGTGACGGACGGCGGCTCCCCGGTGCCTGCGCGGCGGGCCATTGAGATGGCCCAGCACGGCCAGAG GTCTCGGTCCATCAGCGGTGCCTCCTCAGGCCTTTCCACCAGCCCACTCAGCAGCCCCCGG GtgacccctcacccctcaccaaGGGGcagtcccctccccacccccaagggGACGCCTGTCCACACGCCAAAGGAGAGCCCGGCCGGCACGCCCAACCCCACGCCCCCGTCCAGCCCCAGCGTCGGAGGGGTGCCCTGGAGGGCGCGGCTCAACTCCATCAAGAACAGCTTTCTGGGCTCACCCCGCTTCCACCGCCGGAAACTGCAAG TTCCGACGCCGGAGGAGATGTCCAACCTGACACCAGAGTCGTCCCCAGA gctggccaagaAGTCCTGGTTTGGGAACTTCATCAGCCTGGAGAAGGAGGAGCAGATCTTCGTGGTCATCAAAGACAAACCTCTGAGCTCCATCAAGGCTGACATCGTGCACGCCTTCCTGTCG ATTCCCAGTCTCAGCCACAGCGTCATCTCCCAAACGAGCTTCCGGGCCGAGTACAAGGCCACTGGGGGGCCAGCCGTGTTCCAGAAGCCGGTCAAGTTCCAGGTTGATATCACCTACACGGAGGGTGGGGAGGCGCAGAAGGAGAACGGCATCTACTCCGTCACCTTCACCCTGCTCTCAG GCCCCAGCCGTCGCTTCAAGAGGGTGGTGGAGACCATCCAGGCCCAGCTGCTGAGCACACACGACCCGCCCGCGGCCCAGCACTTGTCAG
- the BRSK2 gene encoding serine/threonine-protein kinase BRSK2 isoform X15: MTSTGKDGGAQHAQYVGPYRLEKTLGKGQTGLVKLGVHCVTCQKVAIKIVNREKLSESVLMKVEREIAILKLIEHPHVLKLHDVYENKKYLYLVLEHVSGGELFDYLVKKGRLTPKEARKFFRQIISALDFCHSHSICHRDLKPENLLLDEKNNIRIADFGMASLQVGDSLLETSCGSPHYACPEVIRGEKYDGRKADVWSCGVILFALLVGALPFDDDNLRQLLEKVKRGVFHMPHFIPPDCQSLLRGMIEVDAARRLTLEHIQKHIWYIGGKNEPEPEQPIPRKVQIRSLPSLEDIDPDVLDSMHSLGCFRDRNKLLQDLLSEEENQEKMIYFLLLDRKERYPSQEDEDLPPRNEIDPPRKRVDSPMLNRHGKRRPERKSMEVLSVTDGGSPVPARRAIEMAQHGQRSRSISGASSGLSTSPLSSPRVTPHPSPRGSPLPTPKGTPVHTPKESPAGTPNPTPPSSPSVGGVPWRARLNSIKNSFLGSPRFHRRKLQVPTPEEMSNLTPESSPELAKKSWFGNFISLEKEEQIFVVIKDKPLSSIKADIVHAFLSIPSLSHSVISQTSFRAEYKATGGPAVFQKPVKFQVDITYTEGGEAQKENGIYSVTFTLLSGPSRRFKRVVETIQAQLLSTHDPPAAQHLSDTTNCMEMMTGRLSKCGIIPKS, from the exons GTCTGGTAAAGCTGGGGGTTCACTGCGTCACCTGCCAGAAGGTGGCCATCAAGATCGTCAACCGTGAGAAGCTCAGCGAGTCTGTGCTGATGAag GTGGAGCGGGAGATCGCGATCCTGAAGCTCATTGAGCACCCCCACGTCCTAAAGCTGCACGAcgtttatgaaaacaaaaaatattt GTACCTGGTGCTAGAACACGTGTCAGGTGGTGAGCTCTTCGACTACCTGGTGAAGAAGGGGAGGCTGACGCCTAAGGAGGCTCGGAAGTTCTTCCGGCAGATCATCTCAGCGCTGGACTTCTGCCACAGCCACTCCATATG CCACAGGGATCTGAAACCTGAAAACCTCCTGCTGGACGAGAAGAACAACATCCGGATCGCAGACTTCGGCATGGCGTCCCTGCAGGTTGGCGACAGCCTGTTGGAGACCAGCTGTGG GTCCCCCCACTACGCCTGCCCCGAGGTGATCCGG GGGGAGAAGTATGACGGCCGGAAGGCGGACGTGTGGAGCTGCGGCGTCATCCTGTTCGCCTTGCTGGTG GGGGCTCTGCCCTTCGACGATGACAACTTGCGACAGCTGCTGGAGAAGGTGAAGCGGGGCGTGTTCCACATGCCGCACTTTATCCCGCCCGACTGCCAGAGTCTGCTACGGGGCATGATTGAGGTGGACGCCGCACGCCGCCTCACG CTAGAGCACATTCAGAAACACATATGGTATAT AGGGGGCAAGAATGAGCCCGAACCAGAGCAGCCCATTCCTCGCAAGGTGCAGATCCGCTCGCTGCCCAGCCTGGAGGACATCGACCCCGACGTGCTGGACAGCATGCACTCACTGGGCTGCTTCCGAGACCGCAACAAGCTGCTGCAGGACCTGCTGTCCGAGGA GGAGAACCAGGAGAAGATGATTTACTTCCTCCTCCTGGACCGGAAAGAAAGGTACCCGAGCCAGGAGGATGAGGACCTGCCCCCCCGGAACGAGATAG ACCCTCCCCGGAAGCGTGTGGACTCCCCGATGCTGAACCGGCACGGCAAGCGGCGGCCAGAACGCAAGTCCATGGAGGTGCTCAGCGTGACGGACGGCGGCTCCCCGGTGCCTGCGCGGCGGGCCATTGAGATGGCCCAGCACGGCCAGAG GTCTCGGTCCATCAGCGGTGCCTCCTCAGGCCTTTCCACCAGCCCACTCAGCAGCCCCCGG GtgacccctcacccctcaccaaGGGGcagtcccctccccacccccaagggGACGCCTGTCCACACGCCAAAGGAGAGCCCGGCCGGCACGCCCAACCCCACGCCCCCGTCCAGCCCCAGCGTCGGAGGGGTGCCCTGGAGGGCGCGGCTCAACTCCATCAAGAACAGCTTTCTGGGCTCACCCCGCTTCCACCGCCGGAAACTGCAAG TTCCGACGCCGGAGGAGATGTCCAACCTGACACCAGAGTCGTCCCCAGA gctggccaagaAGTCCTGGTTTGGGAACTTCATCAGCCTGGAGAAGGAGGAGCAGATCTTCGTGGTCATCAAAGACAAACCTCTGAGCTCCATCAAGGCTGACATCGTGCACGCCTTCCTGTCG ATTCCCAGTCTCAGCCACAGCGTCATCTCCCAAACGAGCTTCCGGGCCGAGTACAAGGCCACTGGGGGGCCAGCCGTGTTCCAGAAGCCGGTCAAGTTCCAGGTTGATATCACCTACACGGAGGGTGGGGAGGCGCAGAAGGAGAACGGCATCTACTCCGTCACCTTCACCCTGCTCTCAG GCCCCAGCCGTCGCTTCAAGAGGGTGGTGGAGACCATCCAGGCCCAGCTGCTGAGCACACACGACCCGCCCGCGGCCCAGCACTTGTCAG ACACCACTAACTGTATGGAAATGATGACGGGGCGGCTTTCCAAATGTG